A window of Macrotis lagotis isolate mMagLag1 chromosome X, bilby.v1.9.chrom.fasta, whole genome shotgun sequence contains these coding sequences:
- the LOC141498431 gene encoding uncharacterized protein LOC141498431 — protein sequence MAHKWLSILGILSRLKPIDSRSIPLHWKNLTEATHFTYWTVIPGFPTVVPATWIGDPVELQLAGSAYLVLGGLKGAPPEKKHDLNSPVTLTSLHLPICLTTGSHPLCAQVVNGTLKETPHGPDSNLGHGDFLHFSMIQHLMPVAYLTPVDKTKGDIHYVSSLPLPNNSYIGRMALSEFNKTWHWILGGGCNTTKASWESNKTDGPCNFMDRIRVAAGMSPNQEIPHSPLPPCSPSPTMFEAVQVCSTGVPVYGPNVNGTQVYFLDGGPGPYFAAPVPHVMKDNSTRPQTHLWKAAAAFDVIIHSTDNTAPAKVNNTIWNLWAELFYDLYWVCPEGQRTDYWCNVFTTQAVTVLPIYLDELDKIINTIRNITDQYKKDMEDDHGLFPDWINKIDLNHWMHYLLILGAWCLMALLLCCLFPLLFSLFIKMGRWALEQLKADILMSNKKGGVVGGRP from the coding sequence ATGGCACATAAATGGCTAAGTATACTAGGAATATTAAGCAGATTAAAACCCATTGACTCCCGATCCATTCCCCTTCATTGGAAAAATCTTACTGAGGCCACTCATTTTACTTATTGGACAGTAATACCAGGGTTTCCTACGGTTGTTCCAGCCACATGGATAGGAGATCCAGTGGAATTACAGTTAGCAGGCTCTGCCTACCTAGTGCTAGGAGGACTTAAAGGGGCTCCTCCTGAAAAGAAACATGATCTGAATAGCCCTGTAACTTTGACTTCTTTGCATCTTCCGATATGCCTTACTACAGGCTCTCACCCCCTCTGTGCTCAGGTGGTAAATGGAACACTTAAAGAAACCCCTCATGGACCAGATAGCAATCTTGGGCATGGTGACTTCTTGCATTTTTCTATGATCCAACATCTTATGCCTGTGGCCTATCTGACGCCAGTTGATAAGACCAAAGGAGATATACACTATGTCTCGTCACTCCCTCTGCCCAATAACAGTTATATAGGAAGAATGGCTTTGAGCGAGTTCAATAAAACGTGGCATTGGATTCTGGGAGGCGGATGCAATACCACTAAAGCCTCTTGggaaagtaataaaactgatggCCCTTGTAATTTTATGGACAGGATTAGAGTGGCTGCAGGAATGTCCCCTAACCAAGAAATACCCCATTCCCCTCTACCACCATGCTCTCCTTCACCAACTATGTTTGAAGCCGTACAGGTTTGTTCTACAGGAGTTCCAGTCTACGGTCCCAACGTGAACGGCACTCAAGTGTATTTCCTGGATGGCGGCCCAGGCCCCTATTTTGCTGCTCCGGTCCCGCATGTGATGAAAGACAACAGTACCAGACCACAGACGCACCTTTGGAAAGCCGCAGCAGCCTTCGATGTCATCATTCATTCTACGGACAACACTGCCCCTGCCAAAGTGAACAACACCATCTGGAACCTTTGGGCTGAACTGTTTTATGACTTATATTGGGTGTGCCCcgaaggacagaggacagactatTGGTGTAATGTCTTTACCACACAAGCAGTGACTGTCCTACCTATCTATCTAGATGAGTTAGACAAAATAATCAATACCATAAGGAATATCACAGATCAGTATAAGAAAGATATGGAGGATGATCACGGTCTATTCCCTGATTGGATAAATAAGATAGACCTTAATCATTGGATGCATTATTTGTTGATTCTTGGTGCATGGTGTTTAATGGCCTTATTGCTATGTTGcctgtttccccttcttttttctctgtttataaaaATGGGGCGTTGGGCCCTTGAGCAACTCAAGGCAGACATACTCATGTCAAACAAAAAGGGGGGagttgtcgggggtcggccctga